The nucleotide sequence TTTTCTAATTTTAAATAATAACTTTTCGAGTTCTTTTTCGACAAAGGTGTGGTCACGAAAATCTAATTTTTTCCCGTTAAATGTATCATTGGATAATCAATATTGCAATTCTTATTTTTATACAAATCTTTCCTCATAGATTTTATCAATTCTGTCAAAAGCTTATCATGATCCATACTAGAAAAACCATGTTCTTCTTGTCCAGAGGGTTTTATGTAATCGTGAAACTTCATAAGATTATTTACTACCTCTGAGCTTCCTGTTAATAAAAGTTGATTTTGAGCATCTGCCAAATTATTTCTTGCCGCTTTTTTATTATCTATAATTACCACATCGCTTACAGCTTTAATATATGCTAAATAATACTTTTCTTTTAATTTTCTTTCATTTGCCTCTAATTGATTCCGCTTAGTAAAATAATATGAAAAAGTCGCTGATATAATCGCAGTTATTATACCAATTATTGGAATGATAACTTGTATTAAATTTTCAGGCATAATATTTCACCTCATAAATCTTTATATTTGGCAATCAAATAATGTAATGTTAATATCATTTTCAATATGTTCAACAACAAATGCCATCTGTTACTATCTCGCTATTATTACATTGCCCAAATCCTTTATAGTAAACGCACCGTCAAAATTAAACAGTTTAATTATTTTACTCAATTGCTTATCCGAAAAGTTTTCATTTTACAGTTGATTACTTAAAGTGTTTTCTCTATATCATCGTGTTTCCGCAAGTCATTTATCTTTATATTTCTTTTAATCAAAGGGATTAATTTTAAAAGCCATAACAATATAATCACCCCATTTTGCTTTATACAAGGGGTGATTATATAGTAATATACATTAAAATCAAAGAAATATATAATTACTCGATTGTTTTAATGATTATTTCTCTATAAGAGTAAATTTCCATTTACAGCAGCAGGATTCGTCTGTAATATCAGGATAACAGCTGATGCAGTCACAGACAATTCTTTTATCAATAATTTTAGCAAACTCTGAATATTCAATTATTCCTACAGATTTACATGGATGATAAGGCATATTTTTTCTTAATCTTGCAGTTTGAACCCTGCATTCTAAAGTGCTGTATATCAAAGTATTGTCTTTTATTATAAGTTCATCCCGGTTTATATTGGCATAAAATCTAAGCTTTAACGCTTTTTCTAAGCCTTGCAGACCAGGGTATTCTTCGAGATTAAGAAATTCTTTGACACGTTTTGCTTCAATTGCTGTAAAATGCGTCCACACTTCTTCATCACGGCACATGGCTTCCTGCATACCATATTTATTCTCAAGTGATTGAAACCATAATCCATCCATAGCCAGCCAATTTTTTGAATAAGCTTCAATCAAAGTTATTAGTTCATTTTTTGATAATTTTTGCAGTGTTTCTTTATTTACCATGAGCCGCTCCTTTAATATCTTGTTTTAGAATATACCAAGCAAATGCTGCATTAACAAACTAACAGCACCAATTGCTATCCAGCAGCATAAACCAAGAAATATTGGCTTTCCTCCTGATTTTACAAGCTTGACTATATCCGTGTTAAGCCCTATAGCCGACATAGCCATAACAATAAAGAATTTGCTCAGAGTTTTTAAAAAGCAAAATACTGCTTGTCCTCCGTCATGAATCGTTCCGGATGGAAAGATTGCAAAGAAAATGGTGGTTATGACAGAAGCTAAGACAAAATAGAGGATGAAGAATGGGAAAATCTTTTTTATGCTGACCTTTGTTCCGTCGGCCGACTTTTCCTTTTCCGTTCTCCAAAAGGCAAGCACCAAAGTGATTGGTATTATAGCAAGAGTTCGGGTCAGTTTTACTATTGTTGCTGTGTCTAAGGTATTGCTGCCATGTATACCGTCCCAAGCTGTCGCTGCCGCAGTTACTGATGAGGTATCGTTAACTGCGGTTCCTGCAAACAATCCAAATCCTTCATTAGACAACCCAAGCATGGAACCCAGTGTTGGGAAAATCAATGCGGCTATGATATTAAATAAAAATATAACTGAAATTGACTGCGCTATCTCCTCATCGTTTGCGCCGATAACAGGAGCAGTGGCGGCGATTGCAGAACCGCCGCATATTGATGAACCCACACCTATTAAGGTTGCAATTTTGGGATGTATTTTTAAAGCCTTATATAAAACAAAAGATACGATTAGCGATATTGAAATAGTTGATAAAATAATCGGCAATGACTGAGCTCCGGTTTTTGCTATACTTCCAAGGTTCATACCAAAACCCAATAAAATTACTGCGTATTGAAGTATGCTTTTTGATGTAAATGTGATTCCTGATTGGGACTTTGTTTTATTCTTATAAAATATAGTTATTACCATACCTGCTATTATTGCAAACACAGGTCCTCCCACAATCGGAAATATTAATCCAAGTATGTATGCAGGGATTGCAATTACCAAACAAATCAAAATTCCAAGCCAGTTTTCTTTAACAAAATTCAAGTTTACTCCCCCTTAATTTAGTGTTTATTCTATTGCAGCAGATTTATCATATTCTTTAAATTGCCTTTGCTTTTCAAATACCTCAGGCAGTTTTTTGACCTTTATAAAATATGAAATCATAAACAGCGTGCAGGCGGACAGCCAAGCTATCGGCCCGGATGCGCAGACTCCCAAATATCCATAAAATTCTCCAAACATACCTGTTAGTGTGTTCGCCAGCACGAGTGAAAGAACAATTCGGGCAATAAGCTCAACCGCGCTTCCGCACAGAACTATTCCGGAATTCCCCATTCCCTGAAGACTGTTGCGGTATACAAATAAGAGACCGAGAGCAAAATAAAACACACCTGCTACATAAAAATAGTTTTGAGTATATAATGTCACGCTTTCACGCAAATCTCCGCTGGTTCCTGAATCAATGAATATTCCTGCGATTTGTCTTGAAAAGATTAAAACAAGAGCCACAATTATAACTGTGAATCCCAAAACAAGCAAAGCGCATTTATTGACTCCTTCGCGTATTCTTTTTTCACGCATAGCTCCGTAATTTTGTCCTACAAACGTTGCCATTGTAACCCCGAAAGAAATTTGGGGCTGACTGACGAGCTGCTCAATTTTATTAGCTGCTGTATAGCCGGCAATAACTGTTGAGCCGAATGAGTTTAAAACAGCTTGAACAATCATTACGCCGATAGCAGTAACGGACATTTGAAATGCCATTGGCACTGCAAGCCCTAGATGTCTGAGAGAAAATTTTGAGTCCCACTTAAAATCGCTTTTTTTGAGGTGCAGCTCCGGGAACTTTTTGCCGACGTATAGAAGACAAAGAAGCCCGGAAATAGCTTGAGCTATAATGGTTGCAAGACCGGCTCCGGCAACTCCCATATGAAAGTTTAATATAAATACCAAATCAAGAATTATATTAATAATCGAAGAGATTAAAAGAAAATACAGCGGCGTTCTGCTGTCTCCTAAAGCACGGATAACACAGGATATGTAGTTGTAAAAGACTTGAAATACGATTCCGGCGTATATTACAATAATATAATTATACAAATCGTTTATAATATTATCCGGCGTGTGCATAAACTGCAGAAGCGACCTTGCCGAAAGCATACTGACTGCTGTTAAGACAACAGAAGCCATCGCTGCCAAAATGAGACCTGTGCCAACGCTTCGGCGTACTCCGTCCATGTCATTGGCTCCAAATCTTTGAGCTACTATGATAGAAAGACCATTTGTAAAACCAAGTGCAAAACCCACAATTAAGAATGTAATCGCACCGGCTGCGCCAACTGCCGCAAGGGCTTCAACACTGATAGTCCGCCCAACTATAATGGTGTCAACCATGTTGTAAAGAACTTGAAAGATGTTCCCGATAAGCAGCGGTATGGTAAATTTAATAATGTGTTTGATAGGACTTCCGACAGTCATATCGTTTGTTAAAGCATTTGCCATTTATTTCATTCCCCCTCAATATAATATAATTTTCAAACATATGTCTTATTAATATAACGCTACGAATTTTGTATGTCAACTATAAAACTGTACAAAGTTTCTATAAGTACAAATTTAAAATATTATTGAATAAAAAGACCGTAATAAAAGAAAGAGAATATTTAATTTATCAAGTATTTTAAAGTGCAAAAATGTTGTTAATATCATTTCAAACAATTTAATTTTTTTGTAAATAATCGGATTATGAAGTTGTTGATATAGCTGCTTTTGTAATAAAAATTTTATGCGCTTGCAGGCATTTTAATCACTGCTGATGTATCCAATATAATTAAATATAAATATGCACCGCCAAAAGTAACTTGCTTTTGGGGTGCATATTAAAATATTATGTTTAATTTTTAATTTAAAAATTTATTCTTATAGGCCTGTCTCCGAGAGTGAGCACATCATTATTTTTGATTTCGACCTGATGTTTAAGAGGCTTGCCGTTTAAAAGAGTACCGTTGGTGGAGTTGTTGTCTTCAGCCATAATCTTCTTTCCGTCGCGAATCAGTATACAGTGTACCGAGGAAACCATAGGCTTATTAACTACTACATCACACTGAGGATTTCTGCCTACTAATATTTCATCTTCTATAGTCAGAGTTTTTGTTTTATTGTTTTCAATAATAGTTACGCTTACTTTTATTTCGCCTTTACTGTTATCAGCTTTATTTTTGTCAGTGTTTGAAGATTTATTGTCACTTTTTTCTATAGGCTTAGAAGCTTTGGGTTCAGAACCTTTTTCACTTTTACTTTCTTCATTATCATTAATATCATCTTCTTCGTCAACAGCGTCTTCGCTTTCAATGTCAGAGTCGTTATCTTCTTCAGCGTCTTCAACATCTTCAACATCATTTTCTTCAAGTTCAGGGGTGTTTAAGTGTCTGCTCGATTCCATATTTTTGTAATATAGAATTTCATCAAGTTCATCAGTTTGTTTTTTCTTAGGATTCATAAATAATCCTAAGCAGATTAGAACCATAGCGATAACAAAAAGCGCGCCGGCGATGAGTAATATGTCATTAAGTATATTCATATGGCAGTTCTCCTTTAAAATATTATCGTGATAGCGCTGTAGCTATCTTCCGGCTCATTTTTTTTCACAATTCTAATCATCTTTCTGAGCCATTCAGAGGAAGATTTCGAACGTTTTAAGGTTTTCTCAACCTGGCGCTCAGTAATCTTTTCCCAAAACCCATCGGTGCAAATCAAAACCGCGTCGCCGCTTCTGACGGCGATTGGGTCAATTGTTTCAGCCCCGCACATCGGGTCGGCACCCAAATAAGCGGTAAGCTTGCGCCTTTCAGAACTTTTACGAATTCCCGGAAAACGAAATTCACCTTTACTATGGGCTAAATAAGCTAAAGAATGATCCGGAGTTATATATTGAAGATAATTTTCACTGAGATAATACATTCGGCAGTTTCCGAGATGACCGCTTATCACACAATTCCCATCGGTTAGCACAACAGCGGCGGAAGCTTCATAAGTCTTTTCTTCGCCATTGTTTTTAGACGTGTGCGTAAGTTCCCAAAGTTTTTCATCTGCGTTTTTAAAAT is from Monoglobus pectinilyticus and encodes:
- a CDS encoding FHA domain-containing protein codes for the protein MNILNDILLIAGALFVIAMVLICLGLFMNPKKKQTDELDEILYYKNMESSRHLNTPELEENDVEDVEDAEEDNDSDIESEDAVDEEDDINDNEESKSEKGSEPKASKPIEKSDNKSSNTDKNKADNSKGEIKVSVTIIENNKTKTLTIEDEILVGRNPQCDVVVNKPMVSSVHCILIRDGKKIMAEDNNSTNGTLLNGKPLKHQVEIKNNDVLTLGDRPIRINF
- a CDS encoding PP2C family protein-serine/threonine phosphatase; translated protein: MDISSARYSGDMEINCDYIGMLEDRGCGCFAVCDGSLSGLNGDKVSELVIDSVLSDFKNTSDITRDTISGYFKNADEKLWELTHTSKNNGEEKTYEASAAVVLTDGNCVISGHLGNCRMYYLSENYLQYITPDHSLAYLAHSKGEFRFPGIRKSSERRKLTAYLGADPMCGAETIDPIAVRSGDAVLICTDGFWEKITERQVEKTLKRSKSSSEWLRKMIRIVKKNEPEDSYSAITIIF
- a CDS encoding MATE family efflux transporter, giving the protein MANALTNDMTVGSPIKHIIKFTIPLLIGNIFQVLYNMVDTIIVGRTISVEALAAVGAAGAITFLIVGFALGFTNGLSIIVAQRFGANDMDGVRRSVGTGLILAAMASVVLTAVSMLSARSLLQFMHTPDNIINDLYNYIIVIYAGIVFQVFYNYISCVIRALGDSRTPLYFLLISSIINIILDLVFILNFHMGVAGAGLATIIAQAISGLLCLLYVGKKFPELHLKKSDFKWDSKFSLRHLGLAVPMAFQMSVTAIGVMIVQAVLNSFGSTVIAGYTAANKIEQLVSQPQISFGVTMATFVGQNYGAMREKRIREGVNKCALLVLGFTVIIVALVLIFSRQIAGIFIDSGTSGDLRESVTLYTQNYFYVAGVFYFALGLLFVYRNSLQGMGNSGIVLCGSAVELIARIVLSLVLANTLTGMFGEFYGYLGVCASGPIAWLSACTLFMISYFIKVKKLPEVFEKQRQFKEYDKSAAIE
- a CDS encoding DUF6125 family protein — its product is MVNKETLQKLSKNELITLIEAYSKNWLAMDGLWFQSLENKYGMQEAMCRDEEVWTHFTAIEAKRVKEFLNLEEYPGLQGLEKALKLRFYANINRDELIIKDNTLIYSTLECRVQTARLRKNMPYHPCKSVGIIEYSEFAKIIDKRIVCDCISCYPDITDESCCCKWKFTLIEK
- a CDS encoding YeiH family protein, translating into MNFVKENWLGILICLVIAIPAYILGLIFPIVGGPVFAIIAGMVITIFYKNKTKSQSGITFTSKSILQYAVILLGFGMNLGSIAKTGAQSLPIILSTISISLIVSFVLYKALKIHPKIATLIGVGSSICGGSAIAATAPVIGANDEEIAQSISVIFLFNIIAALIFPTLGSMLGLSNEGFGLFAGTAVNDTSSVTAAATAWDGIHGSNTLDTATIVKLTRTLAIIPITLVLAFWRTEKEKSADGTKVSIKKIFPFFILYFVLASVITTIFFAIFPSGTIHDGGQAVFCFLKTLSKFFIVMAMSAIGLNTDIVKLVKSGGKPIFLGLCCWIAIGAVSLLMQHLLGIF